Proteins found in one Streptomyces sp. NBC_00461 genomic segment:
- a CDS encoding bifunctional DNA primase/polymerase, producing the protein MATTDRQATTLALAHALSAAERGLAVIPLSRTKLPALRSPHRDDPEPQSQPQSQPCHGECGRLGHGVYDASTHPARIREQFAAAPWATGYGIACGLPPHHLIGVDLDTKSGTDSSAALRELALRHLFTIPDTVVVVTPSGGRHLWLSGPPDVVVPNSAGRLAPGIDIRGAGGYLVGPGSRTDHGVYGTAPGTAHLAPAACPPALLRLLLPPPRAQHPTPPSAGDHGQGLVQFVLAAHEGQRNTRLFWAACRAYEDGIGPALVVPLIEAALNTGLTEREARATIASAARMTGHRP; encoded by the coding sequence ATGGCCACCACCGACCGGCAGGCCACGACGCTGGCCCTCGCACACGCCCTGTCAGCCGCCGAGCGCGGACTGGCCGTCATCCCCTTGTCCCGGACGAAACTCCCGGCCCTGCGCTCCCCCCACCGCGACGATCCCGAACCCCAGTCCCAGCCCCAGTCCCAGCCCTGTCACGGCGAGTGCGGACGCCTCGGACACGGTGTGTACGACGCCTCGACCCATCCGGCGCGCATCCGCGAACAGTTCGCCGCGGCCCCCTGGGCCACCGGCTACGGCATCGCCTGCGGCCTGCCGCCCCACCACCTCATCGGCGTCGACCTCGACACGAAATCGGGCACGGACTCCTCGGCCGCCCTGCGCGAACTGGCCTTACGCCACCTGTTCACGATCCCCGACACGGTGGTCGTCGTCACCCCGAGCGGCGGCCGCCACCTCTGGCTGAGCGGCCCGCCGGACGTCGTCGTCCCCAACTCCGCCGGCCGCCTCGCCCCCGGCATCGACATCCGCGGCGCCGGCGGCTACCTCGTCGGCCCCGGCTCCCGCACCGACCACGGCGTCTACGGCACGGCTCCCGGCACCGCCCACCTCGCCCCCGCGGCCTGCCCGCCCGCTCTTCTGCGCCTGCTGCTCCCGCCGCCCCGTGCCCAGCACCCCACCCCGCCCTCGGCCGGCGACCACGGCCAGGGCCTCGTCCAGTTCGTCCTCGCCGCGCACGAGGGGCAGCGCAACACCCGCCTGTTCTGGGCGGCCTGCCGCGCCTACGAGGACGGCATCGGCCCGGCCCTCGTCGTTCCCCTGATCGAGGCGGCCCTCAACACCGGTCTGACCGAACGCGAGGCGCGGGCGACGATCGCCTCGGCGGCCCGGATGACGGGGCACCGGCCGTGA
- a CDS encoding response regulator transcription factor, which translates to MRRAVIAEDSVLLRIGLVKVVEMAGFEVAAEVGDAQALLTAVEEHRPELAVVDVRMPPAFTDEGVRAALSIRQTRPSTAVLLLSQYVEERYAADLLATNTSGVGYLLKQRVADVEEFIEALRRVADGGTALDPQVVAQLLVRRQSDPLGRLTAREREVLALMAEGRSNAGIAAQLVVSESAVAKHINNILAKLDLPKADADHRRVLAVLHFLGVGP; encoded by the coding sequence ATGAGACGTGCCGTGATCGCCGAGGACTCCGTGCTGCTGCGGATCGGGCTGGTCAAGGTGGTGGAGATGGCCGGCTTCGAGGTGGCGGCCGAGGTGGGCGACGCACAGGCGCTGCTGACCGCGGTCGAGGAGCACCGCCCCGAACTGGCGGTGGTGGACGTACGGATGCCGCCCGCCTTCACGGACGAGGGTGTGCGTGCCGCGCTGTCGATCCGGCAGACCCGGCCGTCGACCGCCGTACTGCTGCTCTCCCAGTACGTCGAGGAGCGCTACGCCGCCGACCTGCTCGCCACCAACACCAGCGGAGTGGGCTATCTGCTCAAGCAACGGGTCGCGGACGTCGAGGAGTTCATCGAGGCGCTGCGACGGGTGGCCGATGGCGGTACCGCGCTGGACCCGCAGGTCGTCGCCCAGCTCCTGGTACGGCGGCAGAGTGACCCGTTGGGCCGGCTGACGGCCCGCGAGCGCGAGGTGCTCGCCCTGATGGCCGAGGGCCGCTCCAACGCGGGCATCGCCGCCCAACTCGTGGTCAGCGAGAGCGCGGTGGCCAAACACATCAACAACATCCTCGCCAAACTCGACCTGCCCAAGGCCGACGCCGACCACCGGCGGGTCCTGGCGGTGCTGCACTTCCTGGGAGTGGGCCCCTAG
- a CDS encoding sensor histidine kinase, which translates to MTIPPRLRRALIRLNRDTSFLALGAPLHLFTGFALFMMFGLVWEIIAGRDSTAPVVLAFALVLTGISAPALTAAQRRRFRRLLGIDIASPGWRRPWRQFGYHCLAGTLFGALEALTVGLLLAGVSAALVPVWIYALPAHWRTEHVGYATQTAYLSVAGLIVLAVVPSLAAAVVRLESQTVPSLLGRSREEDLAQRVEDLTESRAGAVHAADAERRRIERDLHDGAQQRLVSLALNLGLAKATLTDLSPEARQVIDAAHRGAKEAIEELSSLVRGLHPAVLDELGLDAALSGLAARAPLPVRLRVDLPQRLAPAVEAVAYFVVSEALTNVAKHAQEASRADVTVALLGEILRVVIADDGLGGADAAKGSGLTGLVQRVRSVDGTFRMSSPVGGPTVMSVELPCPR; encoded by the coding sequence ATGACAATCCCGCCCCGGCTGCGGCGGGCGCTCATCCGCCTGAACCGCGACACGTCCTTCCTCGCGCTGGGAGCGCCACTGCACCTCTTCACGGGCTTCGCGCTGTTCATGATGTTCGGTCTCGTGTGGGAGATCATCGCGGGGCGGGACAGCACCGCACCGGTGGTCCTGGCGTTCGCACTGGTGCTGACGGGGATTTCGGCGCCGGCGCTCACCGCGGCCCAGCGCCGGCGTTTCCGGCGGCTGCTCGGGATCGACATCGCCAGCCCGGGGTGGCGGCGGCCGTGGCGCCAGTTCGGCTACCACTGCCTGGCCGGGACGCTGTTCGGGGCGCTCGAAGCCCTCACCGTGGGGCTGCTGCTGGCCGGAGTGAGCGCGGCGCTTGTCCCGGTGTGGATCTACGCCCTGCCCGCGCACTGGCGGACCGAGCACGTCGGCTACGCCACGCAGACGGCGTATCTCTCCGTCGCGGGGCTGATCGTCCTGGCCGTCGTCCCGAGCCTGGCCGCCGCCGTCGTACGCCTGGAGAGTCAGACGGTGCCCTCCCTGCTCGGCCGCAGCAGGGAGGAGGACCTGGCGCAGCGGGTCGAGGACCTCACCGAGAGCCGGGCCGGCGCGGTGCATGCCGCGGATGCGGAACGGCGCCGTATCGAACGGGATCTGCACGACGGTGCGCAGCAACGGCTGGTGTCGCTGGCGCTGAACCTGGGTCTGGCCAAGGCGACGTTGACGGATCTGTCGCCCGAGGCGCGGCAGGTGATCGACGCGGCGCACCGGGGGGCCAAGGAGGCGATCGAGGAGCTGAGCAGTCTGGTGCGCGGACTGCACCCGGCCGTCCTGGACGAACTCGGGCTGGACGCGGCGCTGTCGGGTCTCGCGGCTCGTGCTCCGCTGCCCGTGAGGCTGAGGGTGGATCTGCCGCAACGACTGGCGCCGGCGGTCGAGGCGGTCGCGTACTTCGTGGTCTCCGAGGCGCTGACGAATGTCGCCAAGCACGCACAGGAGGCGAGCCGGGCGGATGTGACGGTGGCTCTGCTGGGCGAGATACTTCGGGTCGTGATCGCCGACGACGGTCTGGGCGGGGCCGACGCCGCCAAGGGAAGTGGCCTCACGGGGCTGGTTCAGCGCGTGCGGTCGGTGGACGGCACGTTCCGGATGAGCAGCCCTGTGGGGGGACCGACCGTGATGAGCGTGGAGTTGCCGTGCCCGCGATGA
- a CDS encoding amidase domain-containing protein, translated as MRNKLGRTITGAAVLALTATGVITGTANATTDVPDPSGAIAGTANATTDAADDASADAASSPSIDLPDSFSAAVPDAVWTGSGWPAPSADPHLPDANGNIAANQEEEPQPLIDEGIYGPDANPASTSADSADSAAAAAAIGGNGTANWAYNNLDTRWEYRTDCANFVSKALYHGGGMQMRPGGRKADNAWWQGRYGFGKSWSWTSADYLRRHVTKWRHSAMIPHEYNAKVGDLVFFKWKRERIYNHVAIVNSMVQGHAGIVQHGLKNETTLHEVIQRYSHTSNPIEKVTIVRPKDRR; from the coding sequence TTGCGCAACAAGCTCGGCCGTACCATCACCGGCGCAGCGGTGCTCGCCCTCACCGCCACCGGCGTCATCACAGGAACGGCGAACGCCACCACAGACGTTCCCGACCCTTCGGGCGCCATCGCAGGAACAGCGAACGCCACCACAGACGCTGCCGACGATGCCTCCGCAGACGCTGCCAGCAGCCCCTCTATAGATCTTCCCGACAGCTTCTCCGCAGCCGTTCCCGACGCAGTGTGGACCGGGAGCGGTTGGCCTGCACCTTCAGCCGATCCGCACCTTCCTGACGCGAACGGCAACATCGCCGCCAACCAGGAGGAGGAGCCGCAGCCGCTCATTGACGAAGGCATCTACGGTCCTGACGCCAACCCGGCGTCCACGTCGGCAGATTCAGCAGATTCGGCAGCCGCAGCAGCAGCGATCGGCGGCAACGGAACGGCCAACTGGGCGTACAACAACCTGGACACCAGGTGGGAGTACAGAACCGACTGCGCGAACTTCGTCTCAAAGGCCCTGTACCACGGGGGCGGGATGCAGATGCGCCCCGGCGGCCGCAAGGCGGACAATGCATGGTGGCAGGGCAGGTACGGGTTCGGTAAGAGCTGGAGCTGGACGAGCGCGGACTACCTCCGACGGCACGTGACCAAGTGGCGGCACTCCGCGATGATTCCGCACGAGTACAACGCCAAGGTGGGGGATCTCGTCTTCTTCAAGTGGAAGAGGGAGAGGATCTACAACCACGTGGCGATCGTGAACTCCATGGTGCAAGGACACGCCGGCATCGTGCAGCACGGCCTGAAGAATGAGACCACCCTGCACGAGGTAATCCAGCGATACAGTCACACCTCGAACCCGATCGAGAAGGTCACGATCGTCAGGCCCAAGGACCGTAGGTAG
- a CDS encoding AAA family ATPase: protein MAASDKAETLWMDEESSLTDAVHSALHENRHQPGGLAGRLERAAATRGRRRPLNVNNMTPLPLSDEDVPLVTVSEPQVSMDDLVLGAQTVTALREVLNEQRNVSRLAAYGLRPRRKLLLAGPSGTGKTRTAEALAYALGIPLVRVRLSAVVSSYLGQTARHLERILEFCESGRWVVSFDEIDMFAGEREDSDHGEMRRVSTVLLQQLEEYAADNLVIATTNHGTSIDTAMWRRFDEVLAYRNPTQAQISSLLEMKLRRFSYKINRELVSRSLSGMSHAEVEAVCLDAMRKSVLAGAKSISTDDLVESAASRKKRYKEAGKSQG, encoded by the coding sequence GTGGCTGCCAGCGACAAGGCTGAGACTCTGTGGATGGATGAAGAGAGCTCGTTGACGGACGCCGTCCACTCTGCCCTCCATGAGAACCGCCATCAGCCTGGAGGCCTCGCCGGCCGGCTTGAGCGAGCAGCTGCTACCCGTGGTCGACGTAGGCCACTGAACGTCAACAACATGACGCCGCTGCCACTGAGTGATGAGGACGTGCCACTCGTCACAGTGAGTGAACCCCAGGTCTCCATGGATGACCTGGTCCTGGGTGCGCAAACTGTCACTGCATTGAGGGAAGTCCTCAATGAACAGCGTAACGTCAGCCGCCTCGCCGCTTATGGGCTGCGCCCCAGGCGAAAACTGCTATTGGCGGGCCCTAGCGGAACTGGAAAGACTCGTACGGCCGAAGCTCTCGCTTACGCGCTCGGAATTCCGCTTGTAAGGGTTCGATTGTCTGCCGTGGTCTCTTCATACCTTGGACAGACGGCCCGTCACTTGGAGAGGATTCTCGAATTTTGTGAGAGTGGCCGATGGGTTGTAAGTTTCGATGAGATCGACATGTTTGCCGGTGAGCGTGAGGACTCCGATCACGGCGAGATGCGACGTGTCTCCACAGTCCTTCTTCAGCAGCTAGAAGAATACGCGGCCGATAATCTAGTTATCGCGACCACAAATCATGGCACTTCAATCGATACCGCCATGTGGAGACGATTCGATGAAGTGTTGGCTTATCGAAATCCAACCCAAGCGCAGATTTCTTCGCTCCTAGAGATGAAACTGCGCCGCTTTTCTTACAAGATAAACAGGGAACTGGTTTCGCGATCGCTCTCTGGGATGAGTCATGCCGAAGTTGAAGCAGTTTGCCTAGACGCCATGCGTAAGTCTGTATTGGCTGGCGCCAAAAGCATCTCCACGGATGACCTAGTGGAGAGCGCCGCTTCCCGGAAGAAAAGATACAAGGAGGCAGGGAAATCTCAGGGTTAA